Proteins co-encoded in one Corylus avellana chromosome ca9, CavTom2PMs-1.0 genomic window:
- the LOC132191607 gene encoding homeobox-leucine zipper protein HOX11, whose translation MELALSLGDAPKPFTFLDKTPKAVSNKDLGFCMGLGSGSGGSSDDKTVSREGDGRREVIRDEGGERRVSSDPPVQLELLPFSPVPRSHPPTQLRFPWLTDNLVSEPGSSDEPGRSGLNVNRFAAAATATEEADDGAALSSPNSTVSSFQMDFCVRNSGRTKRDLEIDAERACSRASDDDENGSTRKKLRLSKDQSAFLEESFKEHSTLNPKQKLALAKQLNLRPRQVEVWFQNRRARTKLKQTEVDCEYLKRCCETLTQENRRLQKELQELRALKTSQPFYMQLPATTLTMCPSCERVATTTTTTTNSSNAATNATATTAQNAAALSLSKARLYPFPQVQPHMHPQAQTHQAAS comes from the exons ATGGAGCTAGCTTTGAGCCTCGGCGATGCACCTAAGCCCTTCACTTTTCTTGACAAAACCCCGAAGGCTGTTTCCAACAAGGATCTAGGGTTCTGCATGGGCTTGGGAAGTGGCTCCGGTGGAAGCTCGGACGACAAAACTGTTTCCCGTGAGGGTGATGGTCGGAGAGAAGTTATTAGAGATGAGGGTGGTGAGAGAAGGGTTTCTTCAGATCCACCGGTTCAGCTTGAGCTTCTTCCTTTCTCGCCTGTTCCTCGCAGCCACCCACCTACGCAGCTTCGCTTTCCTTGGCTTACTGATAACT TGGTCTCTGAACCGGGTTCGTCAGATGAACCGGGAAGATCGGGGTTAAACGTGAACCGGTTCGCGGCTGCGGCGACGGCTACGGAGGAGGCGGACGATGGGGCGGCGCTTTCCTCTCCGAACAGTACGGTTTCGTCGTTTCAGATGGATTTCTGTGTGAGGAATAGTGGACGAACCAAGCGAGATTTGGAGATTGATGCTGAAAGAGCGTGCTCAAGAGCAAGCGATGATGACGAAAATGGGTCTACACGGAAGAAACTCAGGCTTTCCAAAGATCAATCTGCTTTTCTTGAAGAGAGCTTCAAAGAGCACAGTACTCTCAATCCG AAGCAAAAGCTGGCCCTGGCAAAACAGTTAAATCTCCGTCCTCGGCAGGTGGAAGTGTGGTTTCAGAACCGAAGAGCAAG GACAAAGCTAAAGCAGACAGAGGTAGATTGTGAGTATTTAAAGAGATGCTGCGAGACACTGACACAGGAGAATAGGAGGTTACAAAAGGAACTGCAGGAATTAAGAGCTTTGAAAACGTCTCAACCTTTCTACATGCAGCTTCCTGCCACCACTCTCACCATGTGCCCTTCTTGTGAGCGCGtggccaccaccaccaccaccaccacaaacTCCTCGAATGCCGCCACCAACGCCACGGCAACGACAGCCCAAAACGCAGCAGCTTTATCACTTTCCAAGGCAAGATTATACCCTTTTCCTCAAGTCCAACCTCACATGCACCCCCAGGCCCAAACTCACCAAGCTGCTTCATGA